The following proteins are co-located in the Patagioenas fasciata isolate bPatFas1 chromosome 33, bPatFas1.hap1, whole genome shotgun sequence genome:
- the LOC139826013 gene encoding uncharacterized protein, protein MLSNVLLMLSNSLMMLSNSLMMLSNSLMMLNNVPMMLSNIPMMLSNVPAMLNSIPTMLNSIPTMLNDIPTMLNNIPMMLNSLLMLNNIPTMLSNIPMMLNSLLMLSNVPTMLSNIPTMLNSIPTMLNNIPTMLNSIPMMLNNIPTMLNDIPTMLNNIPMMLNSLLMLNNVPTMLSNIPTMLNSLLMLSNVPTMLNNILMILNSIPTMLNNIPTMLSNIPTMLNNIPTMLSNVPMMLNSLLMLSNVPAMLNNILMMLSNVPTMLSYVPMMLNIPTMLNNIPTMLSNIPTMLSNIPTMLNSLLMLSNVPTMLNNILMILNSIPTMLNNIPTMLNNIPTMLNNIPTMLSNVPTMLNSLLMLSNVPTMLNNIPTMLNNIPTMLNNIPTILNSLLMPNTVPTMLNNIPTMLNTVPTMLNTVPAMLTS, encoded by the exons ATGCTCAGCAACGTCCTCTTGATGCTCAGCAACAGCCTCATGATGCTCAGCAACAGCCTCATGATGCTCAGCAACAGCCTCATGATGCTCAACAACGTCCCCATGATGCTCAGCAACATCCCTATGATGCTCAGCAACGTCCCCGCGATGCTCAACAGCATCCCCACGATGCTCAACAGCATCCCCACGATGCTCAACGACATCCCCACGATGCTCAACAACATCCCCATGATGCTCAACAGCCTCTTGATGCTCAACAACATCCCCACGATGCTCAGCAACATCCCCATGATGCTCAACAGCCTCTTGATGCTCAGCAACGTCCCCACGATGCTCAGCAACATCCCCACGATGCTCAACAGCATCCCCACGATGCTCAACAACATCCCCACGATGCTCAACAGCATCCCCATGATGCTCAACAACATCCCCACGATGCTCAACGACATCCCCACGATGCTCAACAACATCCCCATGATGCTCAACAGCCTCTTGATGCTCAACAACGTCCCCACGATGCTCAGCAACATCCCCACGATGCTCAACAGCCTCTTGATGCTCAGCAACGTCCCCACGATGCTCAACAACATCCTCATGATACTCAACAGCATCCCCACGATGCTCAACAACATCCCCACGATGCTCAGCAACATCCCCACGATGCTCAACAACATCCCCACGATGCTCAGCAACGTCCCCATGATGCTCAACAGCCTCTTGATGCTCAGCAACGTCCCCGCGATGCTCAACAACATCCTCATGATGCTCAGCAACGTCCCCACGATGCTCAGCTACGTCCCCATGATGCTCAACATCCCCACGATGCTCAACAACATCCCCACGATGCTCAGCAACATCCCCACGATGCTCAGCAACATCCCCACGATGCTCAACAGCCTCTTGATGCTCAGCAACGTCCCCACGATGCTCAACAACATCCTCATGATACTCAACAGCATCCCCACGATGCTCAACAACATCCCCACGATGCTCAACAACATCCCCACGATGCTCAACAACATCCCCACGATGCTCAGCAACGTCCCCACGATGCTCAACAGCCTCTTGATGCTCAGCAACGTCCCCACGATGCTCAACAACATCCCCACGATGCTCAACAACATCCCCACGATGCTCAACAACATCCCCACGATACTCAACAGCCTCTTGATGCCCAACACGGTCCCCACGATGCTCAACAACATCCCCACGATGCTCAACACCGTCCCCACGATGCTCAACACCGTCCCCGCGATGCTCA CCTCTTGA
- the LOC139826030 gene encoding uncharacterized protein, whose translation MLNTVPTMLLAPLLSSGRRPLPVLLPLLPLAASSLAPLLPPTLSADPSRPFYYEGERLALVCAAKTPKEIGGFRFFNQSGEQVGPQVLHPLPTAWLPLTAAAAAKYTCMYFVEDAGREIPSDRSVPLAIDVRAAPAAPTFSLAPQQLVYRTGDSITLLCSIPASPDYVREVQYYGDSGLAVSVPVRNARNCSYELRLAGPELSGSYSCTYFVYKSARPVRSGRSRWIRLSVKRQRMGWTRDAAVGGSFFTINGLIFLFTHLQMKKQERQD comes from the exons ATGCTCAACACCGTCCCCACGATGCTCCTCG CCCCGTTGCTGTCGTCTGGACGCCGACCCCTCCCGGTTCTCCTACCGCTGCTGCCGTTGGCCGCGTCCTCGCTGG cccctctcctgccCCCCACGCTCTCCGCAGACCCCAGCCGCCCTTTCTACTACGAAGGGGAGCGTCTCGCCTTGGTCTGCGCGGCCAAGACGCCGAAGGAGATCGGCGGGTTCCGCTTCTTCAATCAAAGCGGGGAGCAGGTGGGGCCCCAAGTGCTGCACCCGCTCCCCACGGCCTGGTTGCCGCTCACGGCCGCCGCCGCGGCCAAATACACCTGCATGTACTTCGTGGAGGACGCCGGGCGAGAAATCCCTTCCGATCGCAGCGTTCCGCTCGCCATCGACGTTCGGG CGGCTCCCGCGGCCCCGACGTTTTCCCTGGCCCCTCAGCAGCTCGTCTATAGAACCGGGGACTCCATCACGTTGCTCTGCTCCATCCCCGCGTCTCCGGATTACGTCCGGGAGGTTCAGTACTACGGCGACTCCGGCCTCGCCGTCTCCGTCCCGGTGCGGAACGCAAGGAACTGCAGCTACGAGCTGCGCCTGGCGGGACCGGAGCTCTCGGGCTCCTACAGCTGCACCTATTTCGTGTACAAATCCGCGCGGCCCGTCCGCTCGGGGAGGAGCCGCTGGATCCGCCTGAGCGTGAAAC GCCAGCGCATGGGATGGACTCGAGACGCCGCTGTCGGGGGCTCGTTCTTCACCATCAACGGCCTCATCTTTCTCTTCACCCACCTCCAGATGAAGAAACAAG AGCGCCAAGACTGA